Proteins from a genomic interval of Mycobacterium conspicuum:
- a CDS encoding glucose 1-dehydrogenase, protein MAGILDHYRLDGKVALVTGAGKGIGAGIAVALAEAGADVAMTARTKEDIEAVAKQVRELGRQAVAIPGDVTDHAGLPHLVDETVSALGGLDILVNNAGGTDQLGTIQTTTVASLEYAFHFNVSTPFELTRLAMPQMLQRGGGSIVNIGSMAGLMAERGFISYSLSKSALAQLTRLLAIELSPRVRVNAVFPGATETDALRGFLEMAPQVRESMHAKTPMRRNGTPADIAAAVTFFASPASSWVTGKLLEVDGAAPPGLFPADYPDL, encoded by the coding sequence ATGGCGGGAATCCTCGACCACTACCGGTTGGACGGAAAAGTGGCGTTGGTCACCGGAGCGGGTAAGGGAATTGGCGCGGGAATCGCCGTCGCGCTCGCCGAGGCGGGTGCCGACGTCGCCATGACGGCGCGCACCAAGGAAGACATCGAAGCGGTCGCCAAGCAGGTGCGCGAGCTGGGCCGCCAGGCCGTCGCGATACCCGGCGACGTCACCGACCACGCCGGGCTGCCGCATCTGGTCGACGAAACGGTAAGTGCGCTTGGCGGGTTGGACATCCTGGTCAACAACGCCGGTGGCACCGACCAGCTCGGCACGATCCAGACGACGACGGTCGCGAGCCTGGAATACGCATTCCACTTCAACGTGTCGACGCCATTCGAGTTGACCCGGCTCGCCATGCCGCAGATGCTGCAACGGGGCGGCGGGTCGATCGTGAACATCGGCTCAATGGCGGGCTTGATGGCCGAGCGCGGCTTCATCTCCTACAGCCTGAGCAAGTCGGCCCTGGCGCAGCTGACCCGGCTGTTGGCGATTGAGCTCTCGCCCCGGGTCCGGGTGAACGCGGTGTTTCCCGGCGCCACGGAAACCGATGCGTTGCGTGGCTTCCTCGAGATGGCACCGCAGGTGCGCGAGTCGATGCACGCCAAAACGCCGATGCGGCGTAACGGAACACCCGCCGACATCGCGGCCGCGGTGACGTTCTTCGCGTCACCGGCGTCATCATGGGTGACCGGCAAGCTACTTGAGGTCGACGGCGCCGCTCCCCCCGGCCTGTTCCCCGCCGACTATCCCGACCTGTAA
- a CDS encoding amidohydrolase family protein, whose protein sequence is MVPEKLITADCHITPPLSIVNELPEHYREYFPRIEQDEHGKDVYKLGHIVSLAMMSGEGTSDIQADATGAEGNVVSEARMSLDAAEQLADLERDGVYGAVLIGRIADMPNGIPADADIAYCKVANDWLADHWGPYLHRVAPGIHLPFKDVAASVAELERAAGLGLRPALLPDGIFERPYYMEEWEPLWEAADSLRVPITMHVGGLRQPLVGPGLMAYPGRQDIGWYVQSCGMGETLGWMTYSGVFERYPNLHVICTEGYAGWLAFAMQFYDHHFSQSRLHQLGIDDLMGPAKIDVHPSYYLKRQTHATFMWDPLAIRNRDLTGLDCLMWGNDYPHHEGSFPFSAEWIEKQFDGVPANEVDQICRGNAAEVFGITV, encoded by the coding sequence ATGGTGCCTGAAAAGCTCATCACGGCCGACTGTCACATCACTCCGCCACTGTCGATAGTCAACGAGCTGCCGGAGCATTACCGCGAGTACTTCCCCCGGATCGAGCAGGACGAGCACGGCAAGGACGTGTACAAGCTCGGCCACATCGTGTCACTTGCGATGATGAGTGGCGAAGGCACCTCTGACATCCAGGCCGACGCGACGGGCGCCGAGGGCAACGTCGTCAGCGAGGCGCGCATGAGCCTGGACGCCGCAGAGCAACTCGCCGACCTCGAGCGCGACGGTGTCTACGGCGCCGTGCTGATCGGCCGAATCGCCGACATGCCCAACGGAATCCCCGCCGATGCCGACATCGCCTACTGCAAGGTGGCCAACGACTGGTTGGCCGACCACTGGGGCCCCTACCTCCATCGCGTCGCGCCCGGAATCCACCTGCCGTTCAAGGATGTTGCCGCGTCGGTGGCCGAGCTGGAACGTGCCGCGGGCCTGGGCCTGCGGCCCGCACTGCTGCCGGACGGAATCTTCGAGCGCCCCTACTACATGGAAGAGTGGGAACCGCTTTGGGAGGCCGCGGATAGCCTGCGGGTCCCCATCACCATGCATGTCGGCGGCCTACGCCAACCGTTGGTCGGACCCGGCCTGATGGCCTACCCCGGCCGGCAGGACATCGGCTGGTACGTGCAGAGCTGCGGCATGGGCGAGACGCTGGGCTGGATGACATACAGCGGCGTATTCGAGCGCTACCCCAACCTGCACGTGATCTGTACGGAGGGCTATGCCGGTTGGTTGGCCTTCGCCATGCAGTTCTACGACCACCACTTCAGCCAGAGCCGGCTGCACCAACTCGGCATCGACGACCTGATGGGCCCGGCCAAGATCGACGTGCACCCGAGCTATTACCTCAAGCGCCAAACGCACGCGACGTTCATGTGGGACCCGCTGGCCATCCGCAACCGCGACCTCACGGGCCTGGACTGCTTGATGTGGGGCAACGACTATCCGCACCACGAGGGGTCGTTCCCGTTCTCCGCGGAGTGGATCGAAAAGCAATTCGACGGCGTGCCCGCCAACGAAGTCGACCAGATCTGCCGCGGCAATGCCGCCGAGGTCTTCGGAATCACCGTCTGA
- a CDS encoding nuclear transport factor 2 family protein, with translation MSWSEQFIDAFNTHEVEPMVAICSPEVKWEDVSGHIEFQGHDGVKNMVEITLMAVPNCKFTHHGGMQNGNRYMVEWTMSGTAFDIEFACRGTSVGETDDDGRIVHNRDYWDSRSFPMMPGGPVNPELSELQEQHHGA, from the coding sequence ATGTCGTGGAGCGAACAATTCATCGACGCGTTCAACACGCACGAGGTCGAGCCGATGGTGGCCATCTGCTCCCCCGAAGTCAAATGGGAAGACGTCTCCGGCCACATCGAGTTCCAGGGACACGACGGCGTCAAGAACATGGTCGAGATCACCTTGATGGCCGTGCCGAACTGCAAGTTCACTCACCATGGCGGCATGCAAAACGGCAATCGATACATGGTGGAATGGACTATGTCGGGAACGGCATTCGACATTGAATTCGCCTGTCGCGGAACGTCCGTCGGCGAGACGGACGACGATGGCCGCATCGTCCACAATCGCGACTATTGGGACTCGCGGTCCTTCCCGATGATGCCGGGTGGCCCGGTGAACCCTGAACTCTCCGAGCTGCAGGAGCAACACCATGGTGCCTGA
- a CDS encoding TetR/AcrR family transcriptional regulator yields the protein MPSSTQPTRLGSTPRTVSQMRTLRAALELFAEYGVGATSYQMIADATGVTKGAIYHQFNTKDELIIAVAEMELATLEDALEAAEALDRRTEARELLLNLVIDHAVEHRRGANTLQFDPVVVRLLSEHKPFQHFIERLYGMLVGDEPGPDTQVRLAALTCVIGGTVSHPLVGDLDDDTLRAQLLETARRLVGLPAAVSKRRTGR from the coding sequence ATGCCGTCCTCCACGCAGCCCACGCGGCTTGGCTCCACCCCTCGAACGGTTTCGCAGATGCGCACGTTGCGCGCCGCGCTGGAGTTGTTTGCCGAATATGGCGTGGGGGCTACGTCCTACCAGATGATCGCTGACGCCACGGGAGTGACCAAAGGCGCCATCTATCACCAGTTCAATACCAAAGATGAGCTCATCATCGCCGTGGCGGAAATGGAGCTGGCCACGCTTGAAGACGCACTTGAGGCCGCCGAAGCATTGGACCGCCGCACCGAGGCGCGTGAACTGCTGCTGAATCTCGTGATCGATCACGCCGTGGAACACCGCCGCGGGGCGAACACCCTGCAGTTCGATCCGGTGGTCGTGCGGTTGCTGTCCGAGCACAAACCGTTTCAGCACTTCATCGAGCGGCTCTACGGGATGCTCGTCGGCGACGAGCCCGGACCTGATACGCAGGTCCGCCTCGCGGCCCTGACCTGCGTCATCGGCGGTACGGTCTCCCATCCCCTAGTTGGCGACCTGGACGACGACACCCTGCGCGCCCAACTGCTGGAGACTGCGCGGCGGCTTGTCGGCCTGCCGGCGGCGGTCTCCAAGCGCCGAACAGGCCGATAA
- a CDS encoding ferredoxin reductase: MAERGAQPNVPRGRRLFLRAVRRLFSPLQPDDYLEMINPLWTTKELRGKVERVEQQGSEAASILIRPGYEWPGHKPGQYVRLGVVIDGVYHWRAYSLTSDPSPEDGLISVTPKKVDSGIVSPYLVQKIQPGDLVRLGEIEGVFTLPTPLPSKLLFISAGSGITPIMSMLRSLDHRGELDDAVVIHSARTRDQVMFLPVLEDLDNRNERMRLDLRLTSERGRLSPGDLDEVCPDWREREAFCSGPEEMLDALIAHWEANGDPDRLHFERFQPKIGGGAGAGEGGVVNFLDSEKTVECDGGTSILEAGEKAGLNLAYGCRIGICHTCVGTLKSGKLRDLRSGDVIEPTEQDVRICIHTAEGDVELEL, translated from the coding sequence ATGGCTGAGCGCGGCGCCCAACCCAACGTCCCACGGGGTCGCCGTCTGTTCTTGCGCGCGGTGCGGCGGCTATTCAGCCCGCTGCAGCCCGACGATTACCTCGAGATGATCAACCCGCTCTGGACCACCAAGGAACTGCGCGGGAAGGTCGAACGGGTCGAGCAGCAGGGCTCGGAAGCTGCGAGCATCCTGATTCGGCCGGGGTACGAATGGCCGGGGCACAAGCCGGGGCAATATGTCCGGCTCGGTGTGGTGATCGACGGCGTCTACCACTGGCGCGCGTACTCGCTGACCTCGGATCCGTCGCCGGAGGACGGCCTGATCAGCGTGACGCCCAAGAAGGTGGACAGCGGCATCGTGTCGCCCTATCTGGTGCAGAAGATCCAGCCGGGCGATCTGGTGCGGCTCGGCGAAATCGAGGGCGTGTTCACCCTACCTACGCCGCTGCCGTCGAAGCTGCTGTTCATCAGCGCCGGCAGCGGCATCACTCCGATCATGAGCATGCTGCGCAGCCTGGATCATCGCGGCGAACTGGACGACGCGGTCGTCATCCATTCCGCGCGCACCCGCGACCAGGTCATGTTTTTGCCCGTCCTGGAGGACCTGGATAACCGCAACGAGCGGATGCGGCTCGATCTGCGCCTGACGTCCGAGCGGGGCCGGCTGTCGCCGGGTGACCTCGACGAGGTCTGCCCGGACTGGCGCGAACGCGAGGCGTTCTGTTCGGGGCCAGAGGAAATGCTCGACGCGCTGATCGCACACTGGGAAGCCAACGGCGACCCGGATCGCCTGCACTTCGAGCGCTTCCAGCCGAAGATCGGCGGCGGGGCCGGCGCCGGCGAAGGCGGCGTGGTGAACTTCCTCGACAGCGAAAAGACGGTCGAATGCGACGGCGGCACATCGATATTGGAGGCCGGGGAAAAGGCTGGCCTCAATCTCGCGTATGGCTGCCGCATCGGAATCTGTCACACCTGCGTCGGCACGCTCAAATCGGGCAAGCTGCGTGATCTGCGCTCTGGTGACGTCATCGAACCCACTGAACAAGACGTGCGGATCTGTATCCACACCGCCGAAGGTGATGTGGAGCTCGAACTGTAA
- a CDS encoding fatty acid desaturase family protein — MTSTLERQHNPIAHLGEQEREKLAKELDAIHDEVFADLGERDRRYIKTVISVQRQIVVAGRVLLLGSRSKTAWVLGTACLGMAKILENMEIGHNVMHGQWDWMNDPDIHSSVWDWDTASTKEAWKHSHNYIHHTYTNILGKDKDLGYEIMRIDPNQKWHPRFLGQPLYNLLLTVLFEWGVAVHDMDIEAIRAGEKPWSEVRKDLKGIGGKARSQIIKDYLGWPLISAGAFGLVQLALRGRLEQPAESRTGRLLRRVSRTGRLGATAAFLDRVLPGVESTYLRTLGADALANVIRNVWAHAIIFCGHFPDQTYTFTQEETENETRGDWYLRQLVGAANIDGSPLFHVISGNLGYQVEHHLYPDMPSSRYSEIAPKIKEICERYELPYNSGRFSKQWFTVHRSIFRLAFPGGKPRPKPGPYRSEERRPVTREPGEADRFRGRVPAEHPAAGPEHKSGGVEVQPPPRGKD; from the coding sequence ATGACTTCTACGCTGGAACGCCAACACAACCCAATCGCCCACCTCGGCGAGCAAGAGCGCGAGAAGCTTGCCAAGGAACTCGACGCGATTCACGACGAGGTGTTCGCCGACCTCGGCGAGCGCGACCGCCGATACATCAAGACGGTGATTTCGGTACAACGCCAGATCGTGGTGGCCGGACGTGTGCTGCTGCTCGGGTCACGGTCGAAAACCGCGTGGGTGCTGGGCACCGCGTGCCTGGGTATGGCCAAGATCTTGGAGAACATGGAGATCGGCCACAACGTGATGCACGGCCAATGGGATTGGATGAACGATCCCGATATTCACTCCTCGGTCTGGGATTGGGACACGGCCTCGACCAAGGAGGCGTGGAAGCATTCGCACAACTACATCCATCACACCTACACGAATATCCTTGGCAAGGATAAGGATCTCGGCTACGAGATCATGCGAATCGATCCCAACCAGAAGTGGCACCCGCGCTTTTTGGGGCAACCGCTGTACAACCTCCTGCTCACCGTGCTGTTCGAGTGGGGCGTCGCGGTACACGACATGGACATCGAAGCGATCCGGGCGGGGGAGAAGCCCTGGTCGGAGGTGCGCAAAGACCTGAAAGGCATTGGGGGAAAAGCGCGTTCGCAGATCATCAAGGACTACCTCGGTTGGCCGCTGATCAGCGCCGGCGCATTTGGGCTGGTGCAGTTGGCGCTGCGGGGCCGGCTCGAGCAACCGGCGGAGTCCCGTACCGGCAGATTGCTTCGGAGGGTTTCAAGAACGGGCCGGCTGGGCGCCACGGCGGCTTTCCTCGATCGGGTGCTACCCGGCGTGGAAAGCACCTACCTGCGCACCTTGGGAGCCGACGCCCTGGCCAACGTCATCCGCAACGTGTGGGCGCACGCCATCATCTTCTGCGGCCACTTTCCCGACCAGACCTATACCTTCACCCAAGAGGAGACCGAGAACGAGACGCGCGGGGATTGGTATCTGCGTCAGTTGGTTGGCGCGGCCAACATCGACGGCAGCCCGCTCTTTCACGTGATCAGCGGCAACCTCGGCTATCAGGTTGAGCACCACCTGTATCCCGACATGCCGAGTAGCCGATACTCCGAGATCGCGCCCAAGATCAAGGAAATCTGTGAGCGCTACGAGTTGCCGTACAACTCCGGACGGTTTTCCAAGCAGTGGTTCACGGTGCACCGCAGCATCTTTCGATTGGCTTTCCCCGGCGGGAAGCCGCGACCGAAGCCCGGTCCGTACCGCAGCGAGGAGCGCCGCCCGGTAACGCGGGAGCCCGGTGAAGCGGACCGGTTCCGCGGGCGCGTACCGGCCGAACATCCCGCGGCGGGCCCGGAGCACAAGTCCGGTGGGGTCGAGGTGCAGCCGCCGCCGCGTGGCAAGGACTGA
- a CDS encoding DMT family transporter — MLIGFLLALGCSVCYGSASVLQAVATRSVESGSGSGIDPALLIRASKQWRYVAGIGLDGLGFLLQVVALRLVPIYVVAAALAASIAVTGIVSAWLLSARLSRAEWTAVGVVCVSLFVLACAAGPGHFRRAPAGLGWALVGVVVAIFVAGAVAGRLPERERALALGLGSGTGFGVVEIGVRLLDEIDPTKRAFYANPALYAAAAGGAAGFLLLTSALQRGSVTTTVAAMVVGETVAPALVGAVWLGDRARPGYGWLVITGFVIAVAATLVLARFGEPPDAAPDPAGAS, encoded by the coding sequence GTGCTGATCGGTTTCCTTCTCGCTCTGGGCTGCTCGGTGTGTTACGGCAGTGCCTCGGTATTGCAGGCCGTCGCGACGCGATCGGTGGAATCCGGCAGCGGTTCGGGCATCGACCCCGCGCTGCTGATCCGCGCCAGTAAACAGTGGCGCTATGTCGCGGGCATTGGTCTGGACGGCCTCGGCTTTCTGCTTCAGGTAGTGGCGCTGCGCCTGGTGCCCATCTACGTCGTCGCCGCGGCGTTGGCCGCCTCGATCGCGGTCACCGGCATCGTGTCCGCCTGGCTGCTCTCGGCGCGGCTTTCCCGAGCCGAATGGACGGCCGTCGGCGTCGTCTGCGTGAGCTTATTCGTGCTCGCGTGCGCAGCCGGGCCCGGCCACTTCCGCCGTGCCCCAGCGGGATTGGGTTGGGCGCTGGTGGGCGTGGTCGTGGCGATATTCGTCGCCGGTGCCGTTGCGGGCCGGCTGCCCGAACGCGAGCGCGCGCTCGCGCTGGGTCTCGGTTCGGGCACCGGCTTCGGTGTCGTCGAGATCGGGGTGCGCCTGCTCGACGAGATCGACCCCACCAAGCGCGCCTTCTACGCCAATCCGGCGCTGTATGCGGCGGCGGCCGGCGGGGCCGCCGGATTCCTGTTGCTCACCTCGGCATTACAACGTGGCTCGGTCACCACGACCGTGGCCGCCATGGTGGTCGGTGAGACGGTCGCCCCCGCGCTCGTCGGCGCCGTGTGGCTCGGTGACCGCGCCCGCCCCGGCTACGGCTGGCTGGTGATCACCGGATTTGTGATAGCGGTAGCCGCGACGCTGGTGTTGGCCCGGTTCGGCGAACCCCCGGATGCCGCCCCCGATCCTGCGGGCGCCAGTTGA
- a CDS encoding TetR/AcrR family transcriptional regulator — MAAGPAAELVGIRRRPKDRKDQIVEAARQLIVARGYRNVSMAEIAEAVGITAGALYRHFANKAVLLGAVIDSSFDDAVAVTCQRELTLPDVLALACEQAVTRRDTGALWWRESRYLERDTATRLRRRLRDNNRSYQALIEAQRPDLPAVQTQRLAWGVQSIMASPSFHATKLPHADFVALLTVACRSLCAAELGPPAAELPRPRTAALEPVSKRESLLAHAITLFERNGFDATSLNEIGMAAGVTGPNLYSYFASKADILETATARGVSALWLLLNRVLRANDGAAQALHDLVRGYIELALERTVLASLLLSEQQNIDDVTRNRQREYVAEWVALLRASRPAVGEQAARVLVHTALAVIHNMTHIGREQSDPTFADDLAAMATAVLFSPTG; from the coding sequence GTGGCCGCCGGTCCCGCGGCCGAGCTCGTCGGGATTCGCCGGCGGCCCAAGGATCGCAAAGATCAAATCGTCGAGGCCGCTCGGCAACTGATCGTTGCGCGCGGCTACCGCAATGTGTCGATGGCCGAGATCGCCGAGGCCGTGGGGATCACCGCGGGCGCACTGTACCGGCACTTCGCGAACAAGGCGGTGTTGCTAGGGGCGGTGATCGACAGCAGCTTCGACGACGCGGTCGCGGTCACCTGCCAACGCGAGTTGACCCTGCCGGACGTGCTGGCACTGGCCTGCGAGCAGGCGGTGACCCGACGTGACACCGGCGCGCTGTGGTGGCGGGAGTCACGCTACCTGGAACGCGATACGGCGACCCGGCTGCGTCGGCGGCTCCGCGACAACAATCGCTCCTACCAGGCGTTGATCGAAGCGCAGCGCCCCGATTTGCCCGCGGTGCAGACGCAGCGGTTGGCGTGGGGGGTTCAGTCGATCATGGCCAGTCCAAGCTTCCACGCCACGAAGTTGCCGCATGCGGACTTCGTGGCGCTGCTGACGGTGGCGTGCCGCTCGCTGTGCGCGGCCGAATTGGGTCCACCCGCAGCGGAACTGCCGCGACCGCGCACCGCTGCGCTCGAACCGGTGTCCAAACGCGAAAGCCTGCTGGCGCACGCCATAACGCTGTTCGAACGCAACGGCTTCGACGCGACCTCCCTCAACGAGATCGGGATGGCCGCCGGCGTGACCGGCCCCAACCTCTACAGCTATTTCGCGAGCAAGGCCGACATTCTCGAAACCGCGACTGCACGCGGAGTGAGCGCGCTCTGGTTGCTGCTCAACCGGGTACTACGCGCCAACGACGGGGCCGCGCAGGCCCTGCACGATCTGGTCCGCGGCTACATCGAACTGGCCTTGGAGCGAACCGTTTTGGCCTCGCTGTTGCTGTCCGAGCAACAGAACATCGACGACGTCACGCGTAACCGGCAGCGCGAATATGTCGCCGAATGGGTGGCGCTGTTGCGTGCTTCGCGGCCCGCGGTCGGTGAGCAGGCCGCACGGGTGTTGGTGCACACCGCGCTGGCGGTGATTCACAACATGACCCACATCGGGCGAGAGCAAAGCGATCCGACGTTCGCCGATGATCTCGCAGCCATGGCCACCGCGGTGCTGTTCTCCCCCACCGGCTAG